TAAGTTAATACGCGAGATATTGAACGCCGCCAGACCATTGCCGGGGATAGCATTGCGCCGGAAATGCAGCAACACCTGCTTGTCCGCTCCCGGCCGTCCTTCGGCCCGGTCGCGCGCCATGGCGCCGGCCAGATACGTGCCGATGGCCCGGTCGCTGCTGGAGGCGCTTTGATCCTCGTAGCGGATACGACTCTCCGGTCCGTCAAGGGCTTCGGTCACCAGGCTGGAGATCAGTGAGGTAAGATAATTGAGGGGTTTGCGAATAATGCGTACATCGGCCGCTGAACGCGGCATATCGGCCAGCGGCACAGGTGCCAGCAGGTCGCTTAAATCGAGATGCTCATGACCGCGCTGCTGCACCAGCAGGTCTGCCTTACCGACCATATCCTGCGTACGACGGAAGCCCAGGCGGGCAGTCAGGTTACGGATTTCTTCCCCCAATGCCCGGAAAAAAGTGGTCTCGTAAATGATGCCGTTTTCCAGCACCCGCGGCACAAAGCGTTTAAGCCCCTTGGCCTGCGCTTCCTCGACCGTTTCAATCTGGGTGGCGATACCGACATGACAGGTACCGAGATGACAGCTGCGACAGGCAGTACACCCGATAACCACCATGGGCAAGGTACCGAAACCGACACGGTTGGCCCCCAGCAGAATCATTTTCACCACGTCGCGACCGCTGTGCATGCCGCCGTCGGCCCAGATTTCGACCTTATGACGCAGCCCCGACTCGGCCAGCGCGCGATGCGCCTCGCGCACTCCGATTTCGGCGGGCATACCGACGAACTTGATGGCATGCTGGCGGGCCGCCCCGGTACCGCCGTCGTAACCGCTGATGGTGATGATGTCGGCCCCGGCCTTGGCGATACCCATGGCAATGGTGCCGATACCGGCCACCGCCGGCACCTTGATGGAGATACGGGCACGGGGATTTGCCGTGCGCAATTCCTCGATGATCTGGGCCAGATCCTCGATGGAATAGATATCGTGGTTATTGGAGGGCGAGATAAGCGTCACCCCCGGTGCGGCATTGCGCGCCTCGGCGATTTTTCCGGTGACCTTGAACCCCGGCAGATGCCCGCCCTCGCCCGGCTTGGCCCCCTGCCCGACCTTGATCTCAAGGATATCGGCCGAATTGAGCAGATCCATATGCACACCGAAACGCCCGGAGGCCAGTTGCTGTCCACGGTTGCCACGGTACTTGCCGAGCATGTCGGGAATCTCGCCCCCCTCACCGTTCATGCAGACGATATTCAACCGTTTGGCAGCCTCGGCATAAATGCGAAAGGCCGTCTCTCCCTGCGAACCGAAACTCATGGCTGAAATGATGATGGGCAGATCGTGGCCGCCGACCGAGGCATCGACATCGCGGGGGTCGACGGTCAGTTCGCTGGGAATGGAAAAATCGAGCAGGTGCCGGATCGCCAGGGGGTGTTCCTCCATGTAGCGCCGGATCAGGCGCGACAACTCGTCGTAATTCTCCTCCATCTTGGCGACGGCAGCGACGGTCTTCCAGATACGCGGATACAGCCGGAACAATTCCGCCACCGGCTGCCGGCGACGACTGCGCGCCACGCTGCTGCGTTCCCAGCCGTCGCTACCGAGCCGGGCCAGGGTCAGCCCCCCCTGGGCGGAGCCGCAGAAATTGGCAAGGCCCAGAATATCGGCCAGTTCCGGTGCCAGGCCAATCCCCGCAAAATGCCGCCCGTAACCGCCGATCTCGTGAATGCCCATGGTCGACATGACCTTTTCCAGCCCCTTGCCCAGAACATCGAGCAATCGCCCCACACCGTCCTGATAGTCGTCTGCCAACTCCCACATGAGATAGGGACAAACGGCGTCGGCTCCCATACCCAGGGCACAGATGAGATCGTGCAGATTACGCAAGGCTCCCGAGCGCAGAACCAGTGAACAACTTCGACGCAGGCACTCCCCATGTTCGTCCAACTGATCGATAAGGTGGCTCTGCAGCCAGGCCAGCAGCAACAGCGGGTCGAGAAAGCCATATCCGGGGCTGAAACTCTGACTGTCGTCGATCAGCAGCAGGACGGAGCCCTGGGCAACAGCGACGGACGCCTCCCCGCCCAGCCGCGCAAGGGCTTCCGGCACGGTCTCCTGACGGCGCAGGGCGCAGGATAAGCGGCGGAAACGGTGTCGCCCGCCGCTGAAATGCCCCAGCAGGCGTTCCAGAGTGGTGGTGCCGTGGTCCGCCGCAATGGCATCGTCGTGATTGACCGGCCCGAGTCGACGCCCTCCCAGCAGCAGCGGCAGCATCATTTCCACGGCCTTGCGCCGACGGCCGCGCAGGGTCGGGCAGCCCCCCAGAAAAACCCGGGTGGAAAAATGTTCCGCCTCGCGTTCGCGGTCGATGGCCGGATTGGTCACCACCGCTACCTGCTCCTTGAGATAATCGGCCAGGTTCTGGCGCGTATTCGCCAGAGCCGCCAACGGACCGTCATAACCGAGCGAGGCAATCGGATCACGCCCGGCACTGGCCATTTCCTTGAGACTGCGCAAATCGCTGGTTTTCCAGGCACAGGCCGACAGCAGATTATCGCGCAGCAAATTACGGCTACGCGCAAAAACCGATGCCGCCGCAGGCCGACGATCCGGCAAATTACGGGCGGATGTCACCATACGCGCCTGGGAGGGCAGCGACGTGCGACGTTGAAAGTTGCGCTGCACTTCATTACGGAGTTGCTGGTGGTTCAGCACCTCGACTGCCTTGCCCAAGGGGATATTCATGCCGACCTTCTCCCCCGGTGCCAACGGTTTGGGGTCGGCAAGGATTTCCTCCTGAGGAACGACCCCGACTTCGGAGGAGGCAAAATATTCCCGCTCGGTTTCACCGAACCACAGCGGCCGCAGCCCCATGGCGTCGACACTGCACACGACCTGATCGCCCGACCGGGCGATAACCGCCGCCGGCCCCTGGGCGCTGGTCGGGAAAAACCGCCGGAAAAAACCGAACAATTGACGCTGAACATCCGGAAGCTGCTGCATTTCACTGAAAATAGGAGGGAAAACCATTTCCATGGCCTCGAAGAGGCTCAACCCGCTACCCTGCATGAGGCCTTCCAGCAACCGATTGAGATCCTGGGAATCGCTGCCGCCGGCCGGCAGAACGATACCGAGCAACCGGGCTTCTTCCCGCAGCCGCTCGATGGTGTTGATTTCGCCGTTATGTCCGAGCAGACTGAAGGGCTGCGCGCGCAACACCGTGGGCAGGGTATTGGTCGAAAAACGGCTGTGACCGATCGTCGCCGCCGACAGAAAATCGCGCCGCTTCAGATCCGGATAGTAACGTGCCAGCATCTCCGGCGCGCCATGAACCTTGTAAGCCGTGGTCCGCTGGGAAAGGGACGCCACCTGGATCGGCAGTTCGGCTTCCAGGGCCACGTGCAGTTCATACAGCAACACGGAACCGGCTTCGGGCTCGGGTACGGTCAACGCCAGCTGCCAGACCAGCGGTTCGCTGGCACGGGCACTGGCGGACAGGATCTCGCTACGCACCGGCAACGGACGATGCAGCAAAACGCGACAACCATGCGCCCTGAACAAGGCAAGAATCCTGTTTTGCAGGTCCTCCATGTCCGCCTTGGCCAGTGAGCGCGGCAGCAACAGGTGAGCAACGGCAAATTCCGGCGCTTCGGCCAATTCCTGTACATAGTCGGCCCGGGCCAGGGTTTCCCGCCACAGCAGGCGGGGGATATCGGTCAATACGCCGCAGCCATCGCCTTCGCCACCGACCTCGCCGGCACGGTGGCCCATCTTGATGAGAGCCTCGATGGTTCGCTGCAGATTGCCATGAGTCGGCTGGCCGTGTTTTTTAAAAAACCCGATAATGGCACAGGCATCGCGTTCGTCGATATGGCTTGGGAAACCGGAAAAACCGACTGCGTTCATGGGATACACTCCTCGAAACATGAGTAAAAAACCTTCGCAGATAGCAACCACTTTACAAGCATAACCGATGAACAAGACGCTACAACATACAACGGGGGCGGACATGCATCATGTCCGCCCCCGTTGTCTTGATCTTATGTGCCGCCGTCCTTTCAGACCATGGTCAGCAACTGCTTTATCGCTTTTTCGATACCTGTCGCGGCCTCGGCAATATTTCCGGCCAGCATATAGGCCGGGGTGGTCACAAGCCGGTTCTTTTCGTCCACCACGATATCGGTGGCCGGGCAATCGACGTGCTCCGCACCCATGGCCTTAAGGGCTGCAGCGGTTTCCGGATCGTTGCCGATGGTCAGGCGCGGCGTATAACCCTGCAAGGCTTTGGCCAGCAACGCCGGGGCGATACAGATAGCCGCCACCGGCTTGCCCTTGTCGATCATGGTGCGAACCAACTGTTCGACCTCCGGCAGAACCGTGCAGGCGGCGCCTTTCTCGGCAAAATCACAAAGATTCTTCGCCGCGCCATAACCACCAGGAATCACCAGGGCATCGATATCCTGAGGACTGACGGTCGCCAGATCGACCACTTTGCCGCGAGCGATGCGTGCCGATTCGGCCAGCACACCGCGCTCCTGATCACTTTCGGTTTTACCCGTGAAGTGATTGATAACATGCATCTGTTTCATATCGGGAGCCATGCAGACAACTTCGGCACCGGCACGTTCGATAGCCAGCAGAGCCAGCACCGCCTCATGGATTTCGCTGCCGTCGTACACACCGCAACCCGCTAGAATCAATCCTATTCGCTTCATGCCGATACCTCCTGTCCAGATCTTGATGTGCTGGGCTTTGATTTCGTCCGTATCGAAATCGCCATGCTGCGTGCCTGGCCCAACCTTTTTGCGATCCGGGCGCTTTCGCGGTTTGACTTCGATTATCTATCCTAGTTTTCATCCGGAAACGGTCCTTTTCCCCAATCTCTGCGTCAATCTTCCCACTTGCTTGTGACTTGGGCCATCCCTGGCCCTCGCCCTACGGGCAGCCGGAGGCTGTCCATTGCGCATCCTGCTCCATGATGCGGCGTAAAAACTACGCCTCCGCGCAAGTGCTCGATTTTCTTGACCTTGGGAAAAATCACTCGTTTCCCTTATGAAAACTACGCAGTGTGCATCCTGAGTTTCCGGATGCACACTATCCTAACATAAACAATACGACCTGCCTGTCAAGGCGGAACCCGCAATCGGGTTCGCTTTGCCCCCTAATCCTGAGAGTAGATAACCGCCACCGCACGTGCAGGGACATCGCCGACGGCTACGTACCCATGGGGTTCGTTGGAATCGTAATACAACGAATCCCCTGGACCGACGGTCATGATCTCGTCGCCGTAATGAAACTCCACCTGCCCCTGGAGAATATAAAGAAACTCCTCGCCCTCGTGACTGACCAGCAGATCGTCCCGCCAGGGCTGGACTTCGAACTGGATAAGAAACGGTTCCAGGCTGCGTTGCTTTTTCCCGTAGCCCAGCGACTGGTATTCATAGGGAGAACTCCGCCGGCTGCGACTGCTGTGGACATCCTGCTGCCCCCCTTCGCCAGCGCGCACCAGAATGCATTTTTCGATGCTGCCTTCCTCCTGAAAAAAGGTATGCAGGCCGACCTTGAGTGCCTTGGCGATGCGCAACAGGGTCGCCAGGGGCGGAATAACCTGTTCGTTTTCGACTTGCGACAGCAGGGGCTTGGAAAGACCGGTTGCTTCGGAAAGATTTTGCAGCGTCATGCGCCGCTCCTGACGCAAGCGACGTATCTTGAAACCGATCTGCAAGCCCTTGACTTCTTCACGTATATCAGTCATTGATTTTGTTTACCTCACTGTTTTTCTTAGATTTTTTACCTTGCACACAAACACAAGTCAAGCCATTTTATGGTGACAGCTGGCGGCTCTTTGGTCCGCCCAAGCATGTTTCGTCCGACATGGTATGCTACTAGAACAGAGGCGAACACAAGCTTGAAAAGACCTCTGTCGAGGAACACTTCGTTCCCGAAAAACCGGTATCCCGGCCAGCGCTTTAATCGTATATCTGGCAACCTTTACCCGACACGGTCATCATGCAATTTAGTCTTTCCGAAAACATACACGGCATCCTGTTCGATCTGGACGGTACCCTACTGGATATCCAGATGGAGGATTACATCAACGGTTACGTTGAAAACCTGGCGCGTTGTTTCGAGGATATTGCAGACCGCACGGTGTTTGCCGAAGTCCTTATCAGTTCAGCCTACGCCCTGTTCTCCGACCGCGACGGTGAACAGACCAATGAACTGTTCTTCCTCTCCATGATAGCCCGTCAACTCGGCATCGGCAAAAAGCAACTGCGTCTACGCCTGCAAAAGTTCTACGAAAACGGGTTGGCCCAGCTGTCACACCTGGTTAAACCCTTTCCGCAATCACACGCCATCCTGCAAAGCTGCTTCGAGCGCAATCTAAAAGTCGCATTGGCCACCAACCCGGTGTTTCCACGGGCAGCCATCAACGCCAGATTGCGCGGTGCCGGTCTGGACGGGTTTCCCTATGACCTTATCAGCAGTTACGAAAACAGCCACTACTGCAAACCGCATCCGCAATTTTTCCTCGATATCCTCTCCCGGCTGTCCCTCAATCCCGAAAACGTCGTCATGATCGGTAACGACACCCAGTACGACCTGCCCGCGCGCCGCGCGCATATCGCCACTTTTCTGGTCGATACCTGCCTCATCGATCACGACCGCCGTGTCGGGCAGGCGACCTGGGTAGGAAACCATGACGACCTGCTGCAATTCATCAGGCAGCTCCCCGCACGCCGCAACGATTGACAGTTTCGGGTTTTTCCGCTACGCTGCCGATGATTTATCTATCTGTAAAGGAACGGAAAATGATGCGTTTTCGACGTACCCTTGTGACACTGCTCATAAGTGGACTGGTGGTGGCAACTCTGCCCGCCTGCAAAACGGATTCGAACAAGCCGACTGCGCCGGACACACCACCGGCAGCGCAGGCGCCACCGGTACCCGAACCGGCCCCGGAACTGCTTGCCACGCAGGCGGCCTTTATCGATGTATCTGAAAAAGTCACGCCCTCGGTGGTCAATATTCAGGCCGCGCGGGTGAGCCGCACCCCCAGGCTGGGTCCGCTATTCGAGGATTTTTTCAACGAAATGTTCAGAGGCAGGCGCCTGCCTCAGCAAAAATCCCGCAGTCTCGGTTCCGGCGTCATTATCAGTTCCGACGGATATATCCTGACCAACGAACATGTCATCAAAGGTGCCGAGGAAATCAAGGTCAAGTTATCGGATGACCGCGTCTACGAAGGCCGACTCGTCGGGTCCGACCCGCGCACCGATGTCGCGGTACTCAAAATCGAGTCCACGGAAAAACTACCGGCGGCGGTACTCGGCGATTCCGACAAATTGCAGGTCGGCCAGTGGGCTCTGGCCATCGGGAATCCCTTCGGCCTCGACCGAACCCTGACCGTGGGGGTGGTGTCGGCCACCGGACGCACCAATGTCGGCATCGAAGATTATGAAGACTTCATCCAAACCGATGCCTCCATCAACCCCGGCAATTCGGGCGGCCCGCTGCTCAACATCTACGGCGAGGTGGTCGGCATCAACACCGCCATCGTCGCCAGCGGCCAGGGCATCGGCTTCGCCATCCCCATCAACATGGCGCGTGCCATCAGCGACCAGTTGATGACCACCGGGCAGGTGGTGCGCGGCTGGCTGGGAGTCAGCATTCAGGATCTGTCGGCGGAGCTGGCCGACTCTTTCGGCCTTGACCGTGCAACCGGCGCCCTGGTCAACCAGGTTCTGCCGGATTCGCCTGCCCAGCAGGCCGGCATTCGGCGCGGCGACATCCTGCTGGAACTTCAAGGGCGCACCATTCGCAATGCCAGCGACCTGCAACAATTGATTGCCAACACCCCGGCCGGCAAAACCGTGGACCTGAAAATATTGCGCGAAGGCCGGGAATCGACCATTCAGGTCACCATCAAGCCACGCGGCCAAGTCGCCGGCGCCTCCTCGGGAGAACGTCAGAGCCTCGGGCTGACACTGGTCAACACGGAGCAAAACCGCGGCATCGCGGTCAGGGACGTTGCTTCCGGAAGCATCGGAGCCGAAGCCGGCATCCGTCCCGGTGATATTATCCTGAGCCTGAATAACGTCAAATTAACCGACCTGCTTTCTTTCGACCGGGCGCTCAAGGAAGCCCAAACAACAAAAATCGTACGGCTGCTGATCAAGCGCGGAGAAGCTATGTTGTACCTGGCTTTTCCCGCATCGGCATTTAACGCCGATTCCGATTTACCATAAAAACTCCATTGGTGGCATGACTGTTGTCGACCTGACCACATAACAGGCGACACAACGCGCGTGCCCCCCTTAAGTATCTGGGAGGAACCCATGGCAAGGATCGTCGACAACCCCAAACTCGCCTTCCGGCTGGCACGCGCCATTGTTTCGGATATCGCCCTGTACAATCAGAACAAGGTTCAAGAGGGCATCGAAAAAGACTCTCTTTTCGATCTGCTTAACGATGAGCTGCAGGAGGGGCGGGAGCACTTTCTGGCACGAATTTCCGAAGACATACCTCATCGAGAGCACCTGTTCGACAAGGCGGTGGTCGACGTCATGGTCAAACAGGCCGGACGGATCAAAAGTTCGATCTGGTAAATGGGGCAGCTATTCACCTTATGCTTTGGCCGGGAACGGTCGCCGGAGCGTCTGGACCGGTTTCTGGTCGAGCAACTGCCGGAGTTGAGCCGCTCTCAACTGAAGAAGCTTATCGACGACGGCCGGGTGCTGCTCGATGGTGCCGCGGCCAAGCCCGGCAGCAAGCTTAAAGGCGGCGAAACCCTGACCGTGGACGTACCGGACCCGAGCCCCGCCGAAGCCGTTTCCGAAGACATTCCACTGGTCATCCTCTATGAAGACCGTCACCTGATTGTCATCGACAAACCACCTGGCATGGTCGTACATCCGGCCCCCGGACACTACCAGGGAACGCTGGTCAATGCTCTGCTGCATCATTGCCAGGACCTTTCCGGCATCGGCGGCGAGTTGCGCCCCGGCATTGTGCACCGACTCGACAAAGATACTTCCGGTGTCATGGTGGCGACCAAAACCGACAGCGCCCACCAGAGTCTCGCGGCGCAATTCAAGGCCCACTCTATCACCCGGCGCTACATCGCCCTGATACACGGTGTGCTTACCGGCGACAGGGGATCCATTGATCGGCCCATCGGCAGGCATCCCACGCACCGCAAAAAGATGAGCACGACCTGCCGCACCGGCCGGCACGCCGTAACCCACTGGCGGGTTCTGCGCCGTTTCGACGACGACCGCCTGACTTTGGTCGAGCTGGCCCTCGAAACAGGGCGCACACACCAGATCCGGGTCCATTTCTCCGAGCAGCAACATCCCTTGCTGGGCGATCCGGTCTACGGAGGCAGCGGTCGGCTTAAAACCATCAACGATCCGCAATTGCTCAAACGGGCAAAGGCCCTGGGCCGCCAGGCCCTGCATGCCCGGCTGCTCGGTTTCCAGCATCCTGAAACAGGGAAATATCTGGAATTCAGCAGTCCGCTGCCGGAGGATCTGCGCTCCGTTATCGATTATCTGACGGAAAAATACGGGCAGCCCCCTTTCGTGTGATGGCACCGTCCCGATTTTACACGGAAAAGAATCAAATTTGTTTCATCGCGAAGGACACCAACGCCACTGGAAAAGGTATTAAAAACAAATACCTATGACAATCGGCAAGTAAGGGCTTCCCCCATGGCCCCCTTCGTGGTAATTAAACACTTCGGAATGATCCGCATCCACCTGCTGGCGATGCGTTTGACAGGAGAGACCACCGTTTATGAAACTGGTTCGTAAAGGCAAGATCAGCTATATGCAGCCCGACTGGGCAATCGAAAAACCGGTTGAAGCCGGCTTTACCACGCGCAACGGGGGTATCAGCCGTCCGCCCTACAATTCGCTCAATCTGGGCTACAACACCGAGGATGCGCCTCACAACGTGGAAGGTAACCGCTCCAATCTGACCCGTGCCTTTGATTTGCACCCGCATCAGCTATTGACGGTCAAGCAGGTGCATGGCAACGACATC
This DNA window, taken from Syntrophotalea carbinolica DSM 2380, encodes the following:
- a CDS encoding RluA family pseudouridine synthase — protein: MGQLFTLCFGRERSPERLDRFLVEQLPELSRSQLKKLIDDGRVLLDGAAAKPGSKLKGGETLTVDVPDPSPAEAVSEDIPLVILYEDRHLIVIDKPPGMVVHPAPGHYQGTLVNALLHHCQDLSGIGGELRPGIVHRLDKDTSGVMVATKTDSAHQSLAAQFKAHSITRRYIALIHGVLTGDRGSIDRPIGRHPTHRKKMSTTCRTGRHAVTHWRVLRRFDDDRLTLVELALETGRTHQIRVHFSEQQHPLLGDPVYGGSGRLKTINDPQLLKRAKALGRQALHARLLGFQHPETGKYLEFSSPLPEDLRSVIDYLTEKYGQPPFV
- a CDS encoding helix-turn-helix domain-containing protein, with translation MTDIREEVKGLQIGFKIRRLRQERRMTLQNLSEATGLSKPLLSQVENEQVIPPLATLLRIAKALKVGLHTFFQEEGSIEKCILVRAGEGGQQDVHSSRSRRSSPYEYQSLGYGKKQRSLEPFLIQFEVQPWRDDLLVSHEGEEFLYILQGQVEFHYGDEIMTVGPGDSLYYDSNEPHGYVAVGDVPARAVAVIYSQD
- a CDS encoding glutamate synthase-related protein, with product MNAVGFSGFPSHIDERDACAIIGFFKKHGQPTHGNLQRTIEALIKMGHRAGEVGGEGDGCGVLTDIPRLLWRETLARADYVQELAEAPEFAVAHLLLPRSLAKADMEDLQNRILALFRAHGCRVLLHRPLPVRSEILSASARASEPLVWQLALTVPEPEAGSVLLYELHVALEAELPIQVASLSQRTTAYKVHGAPEMLARYYPDLKRRDFLSAATIGHSRFSTNTLPTVLRAQPFSLLGHNGEINTIERLREEARLLGIVLPAGGSDSQDLNRLLEGLMQGSGLSLFEAMEMVFPPIFSEMQQLPDVQRQLFGFFRRFFPTSAQGPAAVIARSGDQVVCSVDAMGLRPLWFGETEREYFASSEVGVVPQEEILADPKPLAPGEKVGMNIPLGKAVEVLNHQQLRNEVQRNFQRRTSLPSQARMVTSARNLPDRRPAAASVFARSRNLLRDNLLSACAWKTSDLRSLKEMASAGRDPIASLGYDGPLAALANTRQNLADYLKEQVAVVTNPAIDREREAEHFSTRVFLGGCPTLRGRRRKAVEMMLPLLLGGRRLGPVNHDDAIAADHGTTTLERLLGHFSGGRHRFRRLSCALRRQETVPEALARLGGEASVAVAQGSVLLLIDDSQSFSPGYGFLDPLLLLAWLQSHLIDQLDEHGECLRRSCSLVLRSGALRNLHDLICALGMGADAVCPYLMWELADDYQDGVGRLLDVLGKGLEKVMSTMGIHEIGGYGRHFAGIGLAPELADILGLANFCGSAQGGLTLARLGSDGWERSSVARSRRRQPVAELFRLYPRIWKTVAAVAKMEENYDELSRLIRRYMEEHPLAIRHLLDFSIPSELTVDPRDVDASVGGHDLPIIISAMSFGSQGETAFRIYAEAAKRLNIVCMNGEGGEIPDMLGKYRGNRGQQLASGRFGVHMDLLNSADILEIKVGQGAKPGEGGHLPGFKVTGKIAEARNAAPGVTLISPSNNHDIYSIEDLAQIIEELRTANPRARISIKVPAVAGIGTIAMGIAKAGADIITISGYDGGTGAARQHAIKFVGMPAEIGVREAHRALAESGLRHKVEIWADGGMHSGRDVVKMILLGANRVGFGTLPMVVIGCTACRSCHLGTCHVGIATQIETVEEAQAKGLKRFVPRVLENGIIYETTFFRALGEEIRNLTARLGFRRTQDMVGKADLLVQQRGHEHLDLSDLLAPVPLADMPRSAADVRIIRKPLNYLTSLISSLVTEALDGPESRIRYEDQSASSSDRAIGTYLAGAMARDRAEGRPGADKQVLLHFRRNAIPGNGLAAFNISRINLRIEGSAQDGVGKGARGGKIVVLKGENRQGQRVGGAVGKGLAYGAQGGLFLIQGDADSRACVRLSGAEVVIGGRLRQPLDDEAGNLAGRANIKGFAFEYMTAGHVVVLGDPGPWLCSGMTGGSVYCLLDEPMGMTHAALKRRLARAAQVDLYDLDDTDVEAVERLLGAYHRELLYSHQAQEAAWVEQLKDKCRTRFVRIAPVGAVDAPPVMTE
- a CDS encoding HAD family hydrolase; this translates as MQFSLSENIHGILFDLDGTLLDIQMEDYINGYVENLARCFEDIADRTVFAEVLISSAYALFSDRDGEQTNELFFLSMIARQLGIGKKQLRLRLQKFYENGLAQLSHLVKPFPQSHAILQSCFERNLKVALATNPVFPRAAINARLRGAGLDGFPYDLISSYENSHYCKPHPQFFLDILSRLSLNPENVVMIGNDTQYDLPARRAHIATFLVDTCLIDHDRRVGQATWVGNHDDLLQFIRQLPARRND
- the elbB gene encoding isoprenoid biosynthesis glyoxalase ElbB — translated: MKRIGLILAGCGVYDGSEIHEAVLALLAIERAGAEVVCMAPDMKQMHVINHFTGKTESDQERGVLAESARIARGKVVDLATVSPQDIDALVIPGGYGAAKNLCDFAEKGAACTVLPEVEQLVRTMIDKGKPVAAICIAPALLAKALQGYTPRLTIGNDPETAAALKAMGAEHVDCPATDIVVDEKNRLVTTPAYMLAGNIAEAATGIEKAIKQLLTMV
- a CDS encoding DegQ family serine endoprotease, whose protein sequence is MMRFRRTLVTLLISGLVVATLPACKTDSNKPTAPDTPPAAQAPPVPEPAPELLATQAAFIDVSEKVTPSVVNIQAARVSRTPRLGPLFEDFFNEMFRGRRLPQQKSRSLGSGVIISSDGYILTNEHVIKGAEEIKVKLSDDRVYEGRLVGSDPRTDVAVLKIESTEKLPAAVLGDSDKLQVGQWALAIGNPFGLDRTLTVGVVSATGRTNVGIEDYEDFIQTDASINPGNSGGPLLNIYGEVVGINTAIVASGQGIGFAIPINMARAISDQLMTTGQVVRGWLGVSIQDLSAELADSFGLDRATGALVNQVLPDSPAQQAGIRRGDILLELQGRTIRNASDLQQLIANTPAGKTVDLKILREGRESTIQVTIKPRGQVAGASSGERQSLGLTLVNTEQNRGIAVRDVASGSIGAEAGIRPGDIILSLNNVKLTDLLSFDRALKEAQTTKIVRLLIKRGEAMLYLAFPASAFNADSDLP